Proteins encoded together in one Dermacentor variabilis isolate Ectoservices chromosome 2, ASM5094787v1, whole genome shotgun sequence window:
- the LOC142570520 gene encoding uncharacterized protein LOC142570520 → MKHVFAVFCIFSLLLCSASTYNLQFSDYSLETLIGSNSKEAGKEAILVGEILRHAARELAQNKAHYNEADADEYFFRSLWEEIVAAIKNAARVIWDFLKELAKNVKEAIKEVALAVVENAGDVLRKKATEKALEIVAKMLQNSAATYSTDKYRNKADTVKEICARMDLVGRRLIEEGNKILAQ, encoded by the exons ATGAAGCATGTGTTTGCCGTATTTTGCATCTTCAGCTTACTTTTATGCTCAG CTTCGACATACAACCTCCAATTCAGTGACTACTCATTGGAGACTCTAATTGGAAGCAACTCCAAAGAAGCAGGCAAGGAAGCCATACTGGTCGGGGAGATTCTTCGTCATGCTGCACGTGAACTTGCGCAGAATAAGGCACACTACAACGAG gCGGATGCAGATGAATACTTCTTCAGAAGCCTATGGGAGGAGATCGTGGCAGCAATAAAGAATGCTGCGCGAGTTATCTGGGACTTCCTCAAGGAACTTGCTAAGAATGTCAAAGAGGCCATCAAGGAAGTTGCTCTTGCTGTCGTGGAGAATGCAGGAGACGTGCTCAGGAAAAAGGCTACAGAGAAGGCTCTTGAGATTGTAGCAAAAATGTTGCAGAATAGTGCGGCCACTTACTCCACAGACAAGTACCGTAACAAAGCGGATACCGTTAAAGAGATCTGCGCGCGCATGGACCTTGTGGGCCGGCGCCTTATTGAGGAGGGAAACAAGATTCTTGCACAATGA